One window of the Pseudomonas sp. S04 genome contains the following:
- a CDS encoding BCCT family transporter has protein sequence MFYTSTALILLLTAILIAAPQEAGRMLGIAQAWLSRSFGWYYMVVIAAYLVFVVGLAFSSYGKLKLGSKDDTPDFSYGAWAGMLFSSGIGISLLYFGASEPLDHYFNPPEGVAGSQLAARQAVQLTFLHWGLHGWAIYALVGLAVAYFAYRHNQPLALRSALYPLVGERWVKGAAGHAVDGFGMFVTLLGLVTNLGIGSLQVSSGLENLFGMEHSNTNLLIVIIVMSTVATIAAVSGVENGIRRLSNLNIVLFSGLLIFVLLFGPTLHLLNGFVQNVGDYLNGVVLKTFDLYVYEADTAKSERWLGLWTLFYWAWWISWAPFVGMFIARISRGRTVRELVAGVLLIPLGFTLAWLSIFGNSALDLVMNQGAVELGKTALEQPSMAIYQLLEHYPASKVVIGVSIFVGFVLFLTPADSGAVMMANLSCKGGNVDEDAPHWLRIFWSVVITLVTIGLLFAGNFEAMQTMVVLAGLPFSVVLVCFMFGLHKAMRQDVQIEQEQAELAARGRRGFSERLTALELQPTQAIVQRFMDKHVSPALEDAAVQLRTQGLDVQTLLGKAKRCMGLRIEMEEGNPFVYEVSLDGYLAAPSESPSPDETRTRYYRAEVYLHNGSQEYDLMGFTQDQITRDVLDQFESHRQLLGRVYS, from the coding sequence GTGTTCTACACCTCTACCGCGTTGATCCTGCTGTTGACCGCCATTCTCATTGCCGCGCCGCAAGAAGCCGGGAGAATGCTGGGGATTGCCCAGGCCTGGTTGTCGCGCAGCTTTGGCTGGTACTACATGGTGGTGATCGCCGCCTACCTGGTGTTTGTGGTCGGCCTGGCGTTTTCCTCCTACGGCAAGCTCAAGCTGGGCAGCAAGGACGATACCCCGGACTTCAGCTATGGCGCCTGGGCCGGGATGCTGTTCTCGTCCGGTATCGGCATCTCGCTGTTGTACTTCGGCGCATCCGAGCCTCTGGATCACTACTTCAACCCGCCGGAAGGCGTGGCGGGCAGCCAGTTGGCCGCGCGCCAGGCAGTCCAGTTGACGTTCCTGCACTGGGGCCTGCACGGCTGGGCGATCTACGCCCTGGTCGGCCTGGCCGTGGCGTACTTTGCCTACCGTCACAACCAGCCGCTGGCGCTGCGTTCTGCGCTCTATCCGCTGGTCGGCGAGCGCTGGGTCAAGGGTGCGGCCGGGCATGCGGTGGACGGCTTCGGCATGTTCGTGACCCTGCTGGGCCTGGTGACCAACCTGGGGATTGGCTCGCTGCAGGTGTCGTCGGGGCTGGAGAACCTGTTCGGCATGGAGCACAGCAATACCAACCTGCTGATCGTGATCATCGTGATGAGCACCGTGGCGACCATCGCGGCCGTGTCGGGTGTGGAAAACGGCATTCGTCGGCTGTCCAACCTGAACATCGTGCTGTTCAGTGGCCTGCTGATCTTTGTGCTGTTGTTCGGCCCGACCCTGCACCTGCTCAACGGTTTTGTGCAGAACGTCGGTGACTACCTCAACGGCGTGGTGCTGAAGACGTTCGACCTGTATGTGTACGAAGCCGACACCGCCAAGTCCGAGCGCTGGCTGGGCCTGTGGACCCTGTTCTACTGGGCCTGGTGGATTTCCTGGGCTCCTTTCGTCGGCATGTTCATCGCGCGTATTTCCCGTGGCCGGACCGTGCGTGAACTGGTCGCCGGTGTGCTCCTGATTCCGCTGGGCTTCACCTTGGCGTGGCTGTCGATCTTCGGTAACTCGGCCCTGGACCTGGTGATGAACCAGGGGGCGGTGGAGCTGGGCAAGACGGCACTCGAGCAGCCGTCGATGGCGATCTATCAGTTGCTCGAGCATTACCCGGCATCGAAAGTGGTGATCGGGGTGTCGATCTTTGTCGGCTTCGTGCTGTTCCTGACCCCGGCCGACTCCGGCGCGGTGATGATGGCGAACCTGTCCTGCAAGGGCGGCAACGTCGATGAAGATGCGCCGCACTGGCTGCGGATCTTCTGGTCGGTCGTGATCACCCTGGTGACCATCGGCCTGTTGTTCGCCGGTAACTTCGAAGCCATGCAAACCATGGTGGTGCTGGCCGGGCTGCCGTTCTCGGTGGTGCTGGTGTGCTTCATGTTCGGCTTGCACAAGGCCATGCGCCAGGACGTGCAGATCGAACAGGAACAGGCCGAGCTGGCGGCGCGTGGTCGTCGTGGTTTCAGTGAGCGGCTGACGGCACTGGAACTGCAACCGACCCAGGCGATCGTGCAACGTTTCATGGACAAACACGTGAGCCCGGCGCTGGAAGACGCGGCGGTGCAGTTGCGCACGCAAGGGCTGGACGTGCAAACGCTGCTGGGCAAAGCCAAGCGCTGCATGGGCCTGCGGATCGAGATGGAAGAGGGCAACCCGTTTGTCTACGAAGTCAGCCTGGACGGTTACCTGGCGGCGCCAAGTGAATCGCCGAGCCCGGACGAAACCCGCACCCGTTACTACCGCGCCGAGGTGTACCTGCACAACGGCAGCCAGGAGTACGACTTGATGGGCTTCACCCAGGATCAGATCACCCGTGACGTGCTCGATCAGTTTGAAAGCCATCGGCAGCTCCTTGGCCGTGTCTATAGCTGA